Proteins from a genomic interval of Patescibacteria group bacterium:
- a CDS encoding 2-oxoglutarate and iron-dependent oxygenase domain-containing protein has product MPDMQSIVIDVHRDYQQGNATDRTACIERVGKAFYEGVGFVQISSPLSPALYARLYAVLDTLFTLNDEELMRYYSSEHVLKRGYGPLYCETAAGSSVPDIKRLYDIDSAMHRGEPEAERFWVSDEYVPGFRATILEYRNSVNDDANAILEMAAIYAGLPHGTYTQHRRTDSLFTRLIDYPALNTLSDIPQGAVRNREHTDMAAIALVSSASAEGLKAYDASRGKWVAIQMTPNIITANAGETLQYMSRGKIHATRHGVDNDPDLDKGRRVAVNFAWFDPAAELVMTVQEYFDMRTGALRGQG; this is encoded by the coding sequence ATGCCCGATATGCAATCTATCGTCATTGATGTCCATAGGGATTATCAGCAGGGGAATGCAACTGACCGTACGGCATGCATCGAGCGCGTTGGTAAAGCCTTCTATGAGGGAGTGGGTTTTGTGCAGATTTCAAGCCCTCTCTCGCCGGCACTCTATGCGCGTCTCTACGCTGTTCTCGACACACTTTTCACATTGAATGATGAAGAGCTTATGCGCTACTACAGTTCGGAACATGTGCTGAAGCGCGGATACGGACCGTTGTATTGTGAGACAGCTGCGGGATCGAGTGTGCCGGATATCAAGCGGCTCTATGATATCGATTCCGCCATGCATCGCGGTGAGCCGGAGGCTGAGCGTTTCTGGGTTTCTGACGAATACGTACCCGGCTTTCGAGCAACTATCCTGGAATACCGCAACTCGGTAAATGACGATGCCAATGCCATTCTTGAAATGGCGGCGATCTATGCCGGATTGCCTCATGGTACCTATACCCAACACCGCCGTACAGATAGCTTGTTCACGCGCCTCATCGACTATCCCGCCCTTAACACGCTATCAGATATTCCCCAAGGAGCTGTGCGGAATCGCGAGCACACCGATATGGCAGCCATTGCCTTGGTGAGCTCCGCAAGCGCTGAAGGTCTCAAAGCGTATGATGCGTCGCGCGGGAAGTGGGTTGCAATCCAGATGACCCCCAATATCATTACGGCCAATGCCGGAGAAACACTCCAGTACATGAGTCGGGGAAAGATTCATGCAACGCGGCATGGCGTAGACAACGATCCTGATCTTGACAAAGGGAGGAGGGTTGCTGTCAACTTCGCGTGGTTCGATCCTGCTGCCGAGCTTGTGATGACCGTGCAAGAATATTTCGACATGCGCACAGGTGCGTTGCGCGGACAAGGCTGA
- the lexA gene encoding transcriptional repressor LexA — translation MMQYAKKLLSFYRENKRMPSYSEIMEITGLKSKNSVFKLIERMREKGLVSKDDRGFLIPGRFFSDIPLLGTVEAGFPTTAEEELTETMTLDDYLIDHKEKTFLLKVNGDSMIEAGILPDDLVLVERGVTPKDGDIVIAEVDSGWTMKYFEKKGLCVRLIPGNKKYKPIIPQQQLSIAAVVKAVIRKY, via the coding sequence ATGATGCAGTACGCCAAAAAACTTCTCTCCTTCTATCGGGAAAACAAACGCATGCCGAGCTATTCGGAGATCATGGAGATCACGGGCTTGAAATCAAAAAATTCTGTCTTTAAGCTAATCGAACGAATGCGTGAAAAAGGTCTCGTAAGCAAGGATGATCGAGGCTTTCTGATCCCCGGACGATTTTTTTCCGATATTCCCTTATTGGGAACGGTTGAGGCGGGGTTTCCTACTACTGCGGAGGAAGAGCTCACGGAAACAATGACACTCGATGACTACCTTATCGATCATAAAGAAAAAACATTTCTTTTGAAAGTAAATGGCGACTCCATGATCGAAGCAGGCATCCTGCCGGATGACCTTGTTCTCGTAGAACGCGGAGTCACGCCGAAAGACGGGGATATCGTCATAGCGGAAGTAGACAGCGGATGGACGATGAAATATTTTGAAAAAAAAGGATTATGCGTACGTCTCATTCCGGGAAACAAAAAATACAAACCAATCATTCCTCAACAGCAACTTTCGATTGCTGCTGTCGTCAAAGCGGTCATACGAAAATATTAA
- a CDS encoding bile acid:sodium symporter — MKIILHLLGSYITIVTIALLAGMFWPEQMKLLNPWSTLFLQIIFFLSSLKLDTHAIIRGMREWKAIALVNINMLVVFPIVTFFIARSIVPDYASALVLLAAMPAGMTSALFTDLVGGATEFALVLSATTSLLGTITIPLIIQILLGSSITLPTGKIFLTLVYVFVIPFLFAQIVRHIFHDRIKTTFFTFKPISLVLLGCLIAGIIAMQAGSIQTSISQFIPAIIVLCIFFGLLHVVGYWTAPWLEHRKRLATTVCLTYMNFTLAIYLSGTFFPESSILIPVILSVFPWSLSLIPFQLWARRSS; from the coding sequence ATGAAAATCATTCTCCACCTCCTTGGATCGTATATCACTATTGTCACCATAGCGCTTCTGGCTGGAATGTTCTGGCCCGAGCAGATGAAGCTTCTGAATCCGTGGTCGACACTCTTTTTGCAGATTATCTTTTTTCTTTCTTCCCTCAAGCTTGATACGCACGCAATTATTCGTGGGATGAGGGAATGGAAGGCGATTGCATTGGTAAATATCAACATGCTTGTTGTGTTTCCGATTGTAACTTTTTTTATAGCACGCTCTATTGTTCCCGATTATGCTTCTGCGCTTGTGCTCTTGGCCGCAATGCCTGCAGGAATGACATCAGCGCTTTTCACGGATCTTGTCGGCGGAGCCACAGAATTTGCACTTGTGCTGTCTGCCACTACATCGCTTTTGGGCACCATTACCATTCCTCTGATCATACAAATTCTTTTAGGCAGTTCGATTACTCTTCCTACAGGTAAGATTTTCCTCACGCTTGTGTATGTGTTTGTTATCCCTTTTCTTTTCGCACAGATTGTGAGGCATATCTTTCATGATCGCATTAAAACAACATTTTTTACATTTAAGCCAATTTCACTTGTACTTCTTGGCTGTTTGATTGCAGGCATTATTGCTATGCAGGCAGGATCCATACAGACGAGCATTTCTCAGTTCATTCCTGCGATTATCGTTCTCTGTATCTTTTTTGGACTCCTTCATGTTGTGGGATATTGGACAGCACCATGGCTCGAACACAGGAAACGTTTGGCTACGACCGTATGTTTGACGTATATGAATTTTACCTTGGCTATTTATTTGAGCGGCACATTTTTTCCCGAGTCATCCATACTCATTCCCGTTATTCTTTCTGTGTTTCCTTGGAGTCTTTCGCTTATACCATTTCAGTTATGGGCGAGGCGGAGCTCTTGA
- a CDS encoding penicillin-binding protein 2 — translation MRTVFMRGIICLFAFTLIVRLFMLQIVGYADYKDAADGEHTFYKKLFPKRGEMFIREYKRDSALESFLIDRQGEKVFPAVTNHEFTLIYADPRHIEDPLHAAEVIAPILELDSEALVKKFQKKGDAYEVVKHKVSDEHTQKIRDLALKGILFAPEERRYYPEPGLGGHMFGYVSFNGETQKGRYGLEGYFDEILRGKEGSLKLETDAIGTLIPIGDKRVTEAVDGSDLILTIDRTVQLVACDKLKKWVIQHGADGGSIIIQDPKTGAIRALCATPDFDPAQYGKTDIKTFNNPAIFSPYEPGSVFKAFTMAIGLEVEKVTPTTTYTDTGSVKIGNYTIKNSDGKAHGLQTMMGVLDESLNTGTIFVARKVGIEQFRKYLKSFGFGSLTGIDLDTEVAGTISSLDQKNSDIYMATASFGQGITLTPLQLVTAYSALANGGKLMKPYIVDRILKPDGGVIKTEPQVVRQVISQRTSDLIGGMLVNVVRKGHGKRAGVPGYFVAGKTGTAQVPLKDKKGYEQNATIGSFAGYAPVEHPAFVMLVRIDNPRDVQWAESSAAPLFGEMARFLLQYYEVPPDEIERKK, via the coding sequence ATGCGTACAGTTTTTATGCGGGGTATTATTTGTCTTTTTGCTTTTACGCTTATAGTGCGACTCTTTATGCTACAGATAGTCGGCTACGCTGATTATAAAGATGCCGCGGATGGCGAACATACGTTTTATAAAAAATTATTTCCAAAACGCGGAGAGATGTTCATTCGAGAATATAAGCGGGATTCTGCGCTTGAATCCTTTCTTATCGATCGTCAAGGGGAAAAAGTATTTCCTGCGGTGACAAATCATGAATTCACTCTTATTTATGCAGATCCGCGACACATTGAAGATCCTCTCCATGCAGCCGAAGTAATTGCTCCGATTCTTGAACTTGATAGTGAAGCACTAGTGAAAAAATTTCAAAAGAAGGGAGATGCATATGAAGTGGTAAAGCACAAAGTATCTGATGAACATACGCAGAAGATTCGCGACCTTGCACTGAAAGGCATACTTTTTGCTCCGGAAGAACGAAGATATTACCCCGAACCTGGCTTGGGCGGGCATATGTTCGGATATGTAAGCTTCAATGGAGAGACGCAAAAAGGACGCTACGGTCTTGAGGGGTATTTCGATGAAATTCTACGAGGGAAGGAAGGATCACTAAAATTAGAGACTGATGCAATCGGCACGTTGATCCCGATAGGTGATAAGCGAGTAACTGAAGCAGTCGATGGCAGTGATTTGATTCTCACTATTGATCGCACTGTGCAGCTTGTGGCATGCGATAAGTTAAAAAAATGGGTCATTCAGCATGGAGCAGATGGAGGGTCGATCATTATACAAGATCCTAAGACTGGGGCCATTAGAGCGCTCTGTGCTACGCCGGATTTTGACCCGGCACAGTATGGAAAAACGGATATTAAAACATTCAACAATCCGGCGATTTTTTCTCCCTATGAGCCCGGATCAGTGTTTAAGGCATTCACTATGGCAATAGGCCTTGAAGTAGAAAAAGTAACACCAACCACGACTTACACTGACACCGGAAGTGTGAAAATAGGGAACTATACAATAAAAAATTCAGACGGCAAGGCACATGGACTCCAAACAATGATGGGTGTTTTGGATGAATCGTTGAATACCGGTACGATATTTGTTGCAAGAAAGGTGGGAATTGAACAGTTCCGCAAGTATCTGAAATCATTTGGATTTGGCTCTCTTACAGGTATTGATCTGGATACTGAAGTTGCCGGCACGATTAGTTCTCTTGATCAAAAAAACAGCGACATTTATATGGCGACGGCATCCTTTGGACAGGGGATTACCCTAACACCGCTACAGCTTGTCACTGCATATTCAGCGCTGGCAAATGGCGGCAAGCTCATGAAGCCTTATATTGTTGACCGGATTTTGAAGCCTGATGGAGGAGTTATAAAAACAGAGCCACAGGTTGTGCGGCAGGTTATTTCTCAACGGACATCGGATCTTATTGGAGGAATGTTGGTGAATGTGGTGCGAAAGGGGCATGGTAAGCGCGCAGGAGTTCCTGGATATTTTGTAGCCGGAAAGACGGGTACGGCTCAAGTGCCGCTGAAAGATAAAAAAGGATACGAACAAAATGCAACAATCGGTTCGTTTGCGGGCTATGCCCCTGTTGAACATCCTGCTTTTGTGATGCTTGTGCGCATCGACAATCCTCGAGATGTGCAATGGGCGGAAAGTTCTGCGGCCCCGCTCTTTGGCGAAATGGCGCGGTTTTTGTTACAGTATTATGAGGTACCGCCCGATGAAATAGAACGAAAAAAATAG
- the murF gene encoding UDP-N-acetylmuramoyl-tripeptide--D-alanyl-D-alanine ligase has protein sequence MKTFVTHLVVLFAKRIIKKYRPIIIGITGSVGKTSAKEAIALALRSHTCVRASVGNFNTEIGVPLVVIGIDQSPGRSLLAWLGALVQAVRLIVVRDPSYPRVLILEMGADRPGDISYLTQLAPCTIGAITAIGPAHLEKFGTMEVLVKEKKEMVRHLSAESTAIINADDPFLYPPSEHVRARLLTFGFSSNADLRITSYIDRYVYMPPEHMEMSISFECRFSDQTVECELQNAVGKQSAYAALVGLATACALDIPLKQAVQDVREYVGPKGRMKLLGGMKQTLIIDDSYNSSPLAAYEALTFMESIRIHEYARRIAVFGDMLELGTFTEQEHRKLGELCVQKGVDILVTIGSAAKWIADGAAESGIDTSRIFRFDRTEEVHEVLLDTMKQGDVVLVKGSQGMRLEKIVKEILNEPERASELLVRQGKEWQ, from the coding sequence ATGAAAACTTTTGTAACACACCTTGTCGTTTTGTTCGCAAAGAGGATTATCAAGAAATACCGACCAATAATCATTGGTATTACAGGAAGTGTGGGAAAAACGTCGGCAAAGGAGGCTATCGCCCTTGCGCTCAGATCGCATACATGCGTGCGCGCAAGTGTAGGAAATTTTAACACCGAAATCGGCGTTCCACTTGTTGTTATTGGCATCGATCAGAGCCCCGGCCGCTCGCTTCTTGCATGGCTCGGAGCACTTGTGCAAGCTGTGCGGTTGATTGTTGTCCGCGACCCTTCGTATCCACGCGTGCTTATTCTTGAAATGGGGGCTGATAGACCGGGGGATATTAGCTACCTTACTCAATTAGCTCCCTGTACCATTGGTGCGATCACTGCCATCGGTCCTGCTCATTTGGAAAAATTCGGGACTATGGAAGTACTCGTAAAAGAAAAAAAAGAAATGGTACGGCACCTTTCAGCCGAATCTACGGCAATTATCAATGCAGATGATCCCTTTTTATACCCCCCATCTGAGCATGTGCGCGCGCGACTTTTAACATTTGGATTTTCCTCCAATGCCGATCTTCGCATTACTTCATATATTGACCGGTACGTCTATATGCCTCCGGAACACATGGAAATGAGCATATCATTTGAATGTCGGTTTTCTGATCAGACGGTTGAGTGTGAGCTACAGAATGCCGTAGGCAAACAATCTGCCTATGCTGCGCTCGTAGGATTGGCTACGGCCTGTGCCTTGGATATTCCTTTAAAGCAAGCTGTTCAAGATGTACGGGAATACGTGGGGCCAAAAGGAAGAATGAAGCTGCTTGGCGGAATGAAGCAAACGCTTATTATTGATGATTCGTACAATTCATCGCCACTGGCGGCATATGAAGCGCTTACATTCATGGAGAGTATACGAATACATGAGTATGCGCGACGCATTGCAGTGTTTGGAGATATGTTGGAACTGGGGACATTTACAGAACAAGAACATCGCAAACTTGGAGAACTCTGCGTTCAAAAAGGAGTGGATATCCTTGTTACTATCGGCAGTGCTGCAAAGTGGATAGCAGATGGTGCGGCCGAGAGCGGCATTGACACATCACGTATTTTCCGGTTTGATAGAACAGAGGAAGTACATGAAGTGTTGCTTGATACTATGAAGCAGGGAGATGTAGTGCTTGTAAAAGGCTCTCAAGGCATGCGATTGGAAAAGATAGTAAAGGAAATTCTGAACGAGCCGGAACGCGCCTCTGAACTTCTTGTGCGTCAAGGGAAGGAATGGCAGTAA
- a CDS encoding AAA family ATPase gives MPQDIIRTAKKPQKVDLKRIGEIGTKLRKLIDQMSFIFPARTHLLQQILFALLTRQHVLIFGTYGTGKSDLVNTIFEAFEGCKIFSIELSKFLSESSIFGVPDPKKMREQGEVYYNPEYGILVADFAELDEFFDANDSLLRATLGVLNERHFKRGRQFEWAKLHSAIASTNGDPRATVKNKPELGAVVDRFLFQCRVGYVQTKEQRLRMYEKYLSGEKPSVKLTLEELKHISGIVVDANQIDDPEFLVVYDDVVEAYKAKMGTGILEISDRRRCRLLQICEANALLYGRYEVTFEDIYAVKWGLCTGGEQAHIDAFDSVAKPIIEKAVEARKQNIDELQVKLLAELKQQVPQLPQNPTSDDLVTTMKGCKDLRAKVADIKPLLQSTEQEKNRILAQIDKISASTLEKITA, from the coding sequence ATGCCACAAGATATCATTCGTACTGCTAAGAAACCGCAAAAAGTTGATCTGAAACGCATTGGAGAAATTGGCACAAAACTGCGCAAACTCATTGACCAGATGTCATTTATTTTCCCGGCAAGGACACATTTGCTTCAACAAATTCTCTTTGCTCTACTCACTCGCCAGCATGTGCTCATTTTTGGCACCTATGGCACGGGTAAGAGCGATCTTGTAAATACAATCTTCGAGGCATTTGAGGGCTGCAAAATCTTTTCGATCGAGCTCTCAAAGTTTTTGAGCGAATCTTCCATATTCGGCGTACCGGATCCTAAGAAGATGCGCGAACAAGGTGAAGTCTACTACAATCCTGAGTATGGTATTCTCGTTGCTGATTTCGCAGAGCTTGACGAGTTCTTTGATGCGAATGATTCACTTCTTCGTGCAACACTCGGCGTATTGAATGAACGCCATTTCAAACGCGGACGGCAATTTGAATGGGCAAAGCTCCATTCTGCCATTGCATCAACCAATGGAGATCCTCGGGCGACAGTGAAAAATAAACCCGAATTAGGTGCGGTTGTTGATCGATTCCTCTTTCAATGCCGTGTAGGCTATGTGCAGACAAAAGAACAGCGCTTGAGAATGTATGAGAAGTATCTCAGTGGCGAAAAGCCATCTGTCAAGCTTACACTTGAAGAGCTGAAGCATATTTCTGGTATTGTCGTTGATGCTAATCAAATCGATGATCCAGAATTTCTTGTCGTGTATGATGATGTAGTAGAAGCATACAAAGCAAAGATGGGCACTGGGATTCTTGAAATTTCAGATCGTCGGAGGTGTCGTCTTTTGCAGATTTGCGAAGCGAATGCCCTACTCTATGGCAGGTACGAAGTTACATTTGAAGATATCTATGCTGTGAAGTGGGGCCTATGCACCGGAGGCGAACAAGCCCACATTGATGCATTTGATTCTGTCGCAAAACCAATTATCGAAAAGGCTGTTGAAGCACGGAAGCAAAACATTGATGAACTTCAAGTGAAACTTCTTGCCGAACTCAAACAGCAGGTTCCCCAGCTGCCACAGAATCCTACCAGCGATGATCTTGTAACTACAATGAAGGGATGCAAGGATCTTCGTGCGAAAGTTGCGGATATCAAGCCGCTCTTGCAGTCAACCGAACAGGAAAAGAATCGTATTCTTGCCCAAATCGATAAGATTTCGGCAAGTACGTTAGAAAAAATCACAGCGTAA
- a CDS encoding type II toxin-antitoxin system mRNA interferase toxin, RelE/StbE family, which translates to MDIYFSPRFKRSFKKYLSPFQRNVWKKIELFRIAPFHPSLKTHKLSVDPLWAFSLDCKNRIVFQFLKDESVLLLSIGDHSIYRKGI; encoded by the coding sequence ATGGATATCTATTTCTCTCCCCGTTTTAAAAGATCATTTAAAAAATACCTCTCCCCTTTTCAGAGAAACGTATGGAAAAAGATTGAGCTCTTTCGCATTGCTCCATTTCATCCATCATTAAAGACACATAAATTAAGTGTTGATCCACTGTGGGCATTCTCACTAGATTGCAAAAATAGAATTGTGTTTCAATTCCTCAAAGATGAATCTGTTTTACTTCTGAGTATCGGCGATCATTCGATCTACAGAAAAGGAATATAA
- a CDS encoding DNA polymerase IV, with the protein MDTPLSIHSFPRAIVHLDGDAFFAACEQSRDPALKGRPVVTGKERGIASSMSYEAKRLGVVRGMRLRDILRICPNAIIMESDYEYYSLISKRFASIVQRYTPDVEEYSIDECFADITGMRRPLHMSYEQIVARMQKDIEHELGLTFSAGLGPNKVIAKIGSKWKKPSGTTIIPAKDIHRYLEQLPIERVWGIGPNTSAYLNKYGITNALQFARCSEQWVGARLSKPFYDIWCELNGQSVLAIDTTAKQPQSSIQKVKTFTPPSRDPHFIFSQLSKNIEHACMRARTYSLEAHRIALFLRTQDFHHVGTEIELPFKSAFPHELLKYCQDGFKKIFNARHEYRASGIILSKLSPAGQSQLDLFGRHTKAAHMTRLYEHIDHAEQKHGRHTVFLGSSFQAQKASEYEYVRNASQSAHGKHIGIPLLMASIADA; encoded by the coding sequence ATGGATACTCCCCTCTCCATCCACTCTTTTCCCCGCGCCATTGTTCATCTTGATGGCGATGCATTCTTTGCCGCATGCGAACAAAGCAGAGATCCGGCACTCAAAGGAAGGCCTGTTGTCACCGGCAAAGAACGCGGCATCGCTTCATCAATGAGCTACGAAGCAAAGCGGCTCGGTGTCGTTCGCGGCATGCGCCTGCGAGATATCCTGCGCATCTGCCCCAATGCTATTATTATGGAATCAGATTATGAATATTACAGTCTTATTTCAAAACGCTTTGCCTCTATTGTCCAGCGCTATACCCCCGATGTTGAAGAATACAGTATCGACGAGTGTTTTGCTGATATCACAGGCATGCGACGTCCATTGCACATGTCCTATGAACAGATTGTTGCCAGAATGCAAAAAGATATTGAACATGAACTTGGTCTTACATTCTCTGCAGGATTGGGCCCCAATAAAGTGATTGCAAAAATAGGATCAAAGTGGAAAAAACCATCAGGTACCACTATCATACCGGCAAAGGATATCCATCGCTATCTTGAACAGCTTCCAATCGAGCGCGTATGGGGAATAGGTCCGAATACGTCTGCATATTTAAACAAATACGGTATTACCAATGCCCTTCAATTTGCGCGATGTTCCGAACAGTGGGTTGGCGCTCGGCTTTCAAAACCATTTTATGATATCTGGTGCGAGCTCAACGGACAATCAGTTCTTGCCATTGATACTACAGCAAAACAACCCCAATCATCCATACAAAAAGTGAAAACATTCACACCCCCAAGCAGGGATCCACACTTTATCTTTTCCCAGCTGTCAAAAAACATTGAGCATGCATGCATGAGGGCACGGACATACAGCCTCGAAGCTCATCGTATTGCGCTCTTTCTGCGAACACAAGATTTTCACCATGTCGGAACAGAAATAGAATTACCGTTCAAAAGTGCATTCCCTCATGAACTCCTGAAGTACTGCCAAGATGGTTTCAAAAAAATATTCAACGCCCGTCATGAGTATCGCGCAAGTGGCATTATTCTCTCAAAACTTTCACCGGCGGGCCAATCCCAGCTCGATTTGTTTGGTCGCCACACAAAAGCCGCACACATGACACGCCTCTACGAGCATATTGATCACGCAGAACAAAAACATGGGAGACATACGGTATTTTTGGGTTCAAGTTTTCAGGCCCAGAAGGCATCAGAGTACGAATATGTGCGCAATGCCTCGCAGAGCGCGCATGGCAAACACATAGGCATCCCCCTCCTCATGGCTTCCATTGCAGATGCATAA
- a CDS encoding helix-turn-helix transcriptional regulator yields the protein MPKTASKKIPRAIQCGDLIPSEHVLNSYSQRERQEISRQARYLKASTELRRLRKELGLSQNNLANKMRVKREFISRMESGYHNITLETLYRVAEVVGKKIEVTFK from the coding sequence ATGCCTAAAACTGCTTCAAAAAAAATACCTAGAGCAATTCAGTGCGGTGACCTCATCCCCTCTGAACATGTTTTGAATTCTTATTCTCAAAGAGAACGGCAGGAAATTTCTCGACAAGCACGGTACTTAAAAGCATCAACTGAATTGCGCCGACTTCGGAAAGAGCTCGGCTTATCCCAAAACAATCTTGCCAACAAAATGAGGGTAAAACGCGAGTTTATCTCACGAATGGAAAGCGGATACCACAATATTACCCTTGAAACGCTCTATCGCGTTGCTGAAGTTGTAGGCAAGAAAATTGAAGTAACATTTAAATAA